A stretch of DNA from Bacillota bacterium:
GTCCATAAAAATTGCTGACCTCCTTCATCCATATAAGAACTTACTTCAAAGGCAGACTCAAAGTCTAAACCTTTATCATAAAGTCAATTCTGTCTAGCGCCAGGTTTGGATTGTAGAAAGGATCACCTCGGTCGAGAAAATCACGCCATTTCTCGCAGAAATATCGAATATTATGTTCCGGCTGGTAATGCCCACGAGAGGCTGATTCGTAGTGGTATAGCACCGCGTGCGGCGTCCAGACTGTGTAGTAGCCACACTGATGAATGATTCGTAAGCATAGATCTACGTCATTATAGGCAATATCTAAATTCTCATCAAACCCCCCGACCTCTTCAAATACGGCACGCCGCAGCATCATGCACGCCCCAGTGACCGCAGCACAATTACGTGTCACAGTAGCAAGACCCATATAACCGGGTTCCGATGCTGGAAGTCCGTAAAAGGCGTGCCCCGCTACCCCGCCCAAACCTACGATAACCCCAGCGTGTTGTATCGTGTTGTCGGGGAAAAGCAACTTGGCACCTACGGCGCCTATCCGCTTTTGTTGCGCATAGCTTAACAGTTCTTCCAACCAATCGGGCGAAATTACTTCAGTATCGTTATTGAGGAACACGAGGTATTCTCCCTCGACTCGTTCCACGGCAAAGTTATTTATCTTTGCGTAATTGAATTGTCCGGCGAAGGGAATCACCTTACAAATACCCGTTTGCTGAACAAAAGCGAGGTAATCCAGCGTAGCCGGGTCTTCGCTTTCGTTATTGATAATTATCAATTCGTAGTTCTTATAACTGCTCCGTTCCTGAATTGTGCCCACACAACGCCGCAGCAAATGTAGCTTGTCTTTGGTCGGAATGATGATACTAATCCGGGGGGTTCCTTGCACTCTGTACTTTATCCGGTAACGTCCTTCGTCGATTTGTACGACTTCTCCTTGCAGCCCTCGTCTTTCGATAGCAGATGCAAGCGCCTTCTGTGCTACATCAAGAGCGCGTGTCCTGCTTGCAGCTCGGTTTGTTATTGAACCGGGAGTGACACGCCAGTGATAGAGAATTTCCGGAATATGCGCTATCCGATTCGTTCTCTCAGTAACTCTCAGAACAAGATCGTAGTCCTGACTTCCTTCCGTTTCTGGCCGCAGTCCTCCCAATTCTTGAATCAATTCACGTCTAATTACCAAAAAGTGCCCGATATAATTCATCGAAAGCAATAAATCTGGTGACCAATCCGGCTTGAAAAACGGTTCACATCGCGTTTCACCAATTATACGGTCTTCATCAGAATAGAGTACGTCCAACTCTGGTTGTTTATTTAACCAGCGAACTACCTGCAATAATGCATGCGGCGCCAACTCATCATCATGGTCCAAAAATCCGATGAATTGACCAGTAGCCATAGAAAAAGCTATATTGGTTGCCCCAACGATTCCTATGTGTTGTGGTAAATCAACCACTTTTATCCGCTTATCTTTTGCATGGAAACTTTCTAAGATTTCTTTTATTTCCCGTTTGTCAGAACCATCATTAGCTATACATAGTTCCCAGTAAGGATACACTTGGTTGCAGACTGAGCTAATAGAACGTATGAGGTAATTTAAATCGGTATTTCTAACAGGCATAATAATGCTAATCGTGGGCTTATATGAAAACCTTGCAATATCTTCTGAGGCAGCTTGAAGAAGATTTTCAATTCTCTTAGCCTCCATACAGAGCCACAGGTTATAGTTGTGTCCTCGGGAACGATAGCTCCAGACGCCCCTCATGCCATGCTTTCTAAGGTAACGCCAGGTCCTCTTTATCAACTCCACAGGACCTTGGTGATAAGTTATCCAAATAGCTTTGGTAAAGAGAGAATCACTTGGCATAGTACTGCTCTTTCCTTTGAATTTTTTGTTAAGGTAGTTAGTTTTTTGTGAAAGAAACCTTACTCATGGAAACTATTGAACCCCTCTACCACAATAATGGTCATCGAGAGCCAGAGAATTTATGATCTTGCTTTCCTCATCAGACATGTTTGTAACAAACGCTGAATAAATCTTAGCAGCTAATTCAGATGGAACATAAAAATCAGGTAGTAAATTGCGACGAACAGTAATTGCATCCTCAACATAAGCCATAACTCCAGCCTGAATTGCAGAACGAATCGATCGTGATTTAAGTTCATGGGTACTTAATGATTTGTAATTCAATTGAAGACTACCCATCTCATCAACTTTATAATTAATCACCTGCGCTGAATCTGAGCTTAATAATTTCTCAAGCTCAAAACTCCGTCGGTAAAGAAGAAGAGAATTATTAAAAGGATCGATTTGGTGCCCATAATAGCCCTCAGCAAAAACACCATACCTGTCACATACGTTCTTAGACTTAACATCTGTAACTAAGTAATAACCATTAATTGGTTTTGTAAGCAAGCGATTAAGGCATCCTTGCACTGTGGCAGAGTACCCTATGTCAACAACCGCTGATTTTTCTTGTCCTAATCTCATTTGTTCGAAATACATTAGAGCTGCGAAACGTTCCTTGTTTGCTATAGAGATGATCCTGTCAGCAAGTGCATTTAGGAGTGGTTTAAGATGATTAATTTCCCCATCAATAACTTCTACAAATCTATTTTGTGACCATAACCTTTCATTATAAAGCGTACTAAGATCGTCTTGGCTAAGAGTTAGCCCATAGCGTTCAAAAAGGAACAATTCAAGTTTATTGGGGAAGAACGTAACTTTGGCTATGTTATAAATATCATCAAGATTTTCAATAGCAGGAACCGTTACGGCCCGTCGAGAAACTTCAAGATATTCTGATGGCACTGGTTGAGTTATAACCTGACTCCAACGATCATAGACTTCCTTCAATAGTTTTCCTTCTCGCGATAGGAAAAAAAGACGCTCTATGTTGCTCTGTGTGGCTTTCTCTGCTAGCCATTGAACAAAAGAAAGCACTACCGGTCCAACAACAGAATAACCTATGGCCTCAGGATTCGGTAAGAATAAACTAGTATGATCAAACTTAGGGTAGAACAGGGGTGTGAAATTGCGTTTTACTATGAGTCCAAGCGCAATTTCTCCGTTTAAGTCGTTTGTTCTTAGAGTATCTTCGACAAGTGTTCCTAATCGTGGTAATGACCGAGCTAGTTCAACTGGTCGTAAAACATGCAAGGTCTGAAATCCCAAATCAAAGGGGATTTGCCAGTCAGAGCGTTCATTGTCACCAATCACAAGTACTTCATTAGGCGACACTCCTTCCTTATTTAATAGAACTCGATAGAGATCACCTGTATCTTTGCGCAGTCCAATCTCTGAAGAAAGATAGAAATCATTCCATCCTGCTATTCCATGCGCTAATAACATTGATTCTATTGTAGACTTTGATAAATACATGTCACTTATTAATACTACACATTTACCAGTAGAGACTGCAAAATTAAATATCGAGATAATATCAGGGCGAGGAGCAACAGCCGCTCGTTCAATGGTTTTTTCTAACTCAAGTATGCGTTTGACTTCTGGATCAGGAAGTTCCGTAAGATCGGCTAGTTCCTTATATATTAAATCTAAGCCTACATCCTTACCAACATGCTCACGTGCTCGCTCCTCTGACTTATGTCGTACATGTATGTAAAGTTTCCCAACTTCCCCTCCAATTCGATGAGCAACAATCTTCTTTATACTTTCCGGATTAAGTAATGGGCGCACCAACAATGTATCGAAGATATCAAAAGCTATGACTCGAATCTCTGGCGTAGCGATCTTAGCCTGAACATCATCTATTGTCCTGGAGAGATATTGTTCAAAGCGCCATGGTGACCAACTCGGAAATTGGTGGTCAAGCAGAACTGCCAGACGATATCCTGCCTTACATACGCTCAGCCCCAACATGCGTTCTAGACAGTGGGCCAAAGTCCCGTCTGTTTGTCCTGTTTCTTCTGGAAATTCGTACAGGGTTATTCCTGCATCAAATAGAGGGAGGAGAGCTTCAACCCTCGCCCAAAACATAGAACCCACTGGGAAATGAAAATATCCATCCGGTATGTTGACTAAGCCAATGCGATGGCACATTGCATACCCTAGCGATCGATTGGCTAACCACGTATTCGCAACATAAGGAACATGATAATAGTTTTGTGGGTAAACAATTCCTATTTTCTCCGAGTTGGCTAAGAGGAAAAAAATCCGCTTAATCTTATCTTCATTGCCAAGAAGACCCTCAAGCAGATACTCTCGCCACCCCTCTGTGGCGCCTGAATTGTAAAGAGATTTTTTTGTATGAATGTGGGCAATAAAATCATAGCACCTCAAAAAAGAACCAAACTCACAAAACATCGGTGCTATATCCCGGCCACGATTTTCTACGATGCGGACTATGAGTAGATTTATTCGCCGCAAAGAGGATAATATACGTTCACACCTAAATTTAGCAGATTCATCTGGAACTGAAATGAAAAGATCATATGTGAATGGGATGTTGCTCAAATATTTTGCAATTTCCTCAATAAGATCTGGATAAAATATATGGGCATGAACAGCTATTCTTCCAGGTTGAATACCTGTGAAAGGACTGACATTGGCAATATCAACCAGGATCGCATCACCCATCTTAAGATTTGCTAAAACCGATTGTGAGCGACCGTGCCAAGCTGAGAAATACCGAGTCACCTTACGAGTAGCTTTCCGTCCCAAAGCAAATGGCCCCTCTGTTAGGGCTATTTTTAAGGCTTTTTGAGCCAACTCGTAGAATCTACGACGACTACTGAGCGGAGGAAAAATCCCATCCATAATTCTGCGATATTGTTGAATAAAACGCCACCCAAGGGAACTGTATATCAAGCGTATTTCGATATCTCTTTCCGCAAGATGTCTTCTCAATTGACTGAGATTCTCTTCGAGCTGTGCAATTGTTCGTTCCTTTTCTGCTATCTGATTTTCTTGACTTTCCTTTTCCTGCATGAATTCTTTTTCCTTTATAGACAGAAGGTTTTTCAAATTTGTGAGATTTTTTTCTAATTGTAAAATGCTTTGTTCTTTTTCAGCTATTTGAGCCCTCAATGTTTCCCTTTCAATAAAAAACTCTTGCTCCCTTTCAGCCAATAAGTGCTCCCGTTCGTCAATCATTCGGTGCAACCGACCAAATAATTCTTCAGACACGTCGGTAAGCGTCGATAACCTAACCCCTTCAGGCAACTGTTGTTCTGAGGCGATGGCAATCAAATAAAGCGGGACTTTGTCCTGAACTCCGACCCGGATAAAACCAGTATCAACCTTGCGTACACAAACCTCTGCTAGAGAACCTTCCCCTATTCCAAGCGGCCAGATGCTCGAAACCGGGAAAACTTTCTGTCCGAGGAAAAAAACATAAGGAAAGTATTTTGTGAGTAATTCCCGAAACTCATCAAAATATAGTTCTTTCACGTGGTAAGGATTTTTGTAAGCAGTCTCGTCGCTATACGTTAACTTGTTGGGACTGCTAATAATGAATAATCCATCTTCTTTCAGGAGCCGTTTAACTTCCGCCAACAATTTTTCGTGCTCCTCGATGTGCTCGATGGCCTCGAAACAGGTTATGACATCAAAAATTTTCTCTCCCCGTATAGGAACTTCGGTAATTGAACCCTTGATAAATTTGACATTAGGTAATGGATACCTGCTAGATGCATGTTTAACAGCCTTTTCGTCTAGCTCCACTCCTGTAACATCGGCCGCCTTTTCCGCCATAATAGCGCAACCATATCCCTCACCAAACGCCAGATCCAAAACTTTTTTACCCTCAATAAATTGAGAAGCAAAATAATAGCGGTGCAAGTGCTCATAATGTATCTCTGGAGTGCCAAGATCTACCCATGGCACATAACGTTCCCCTGTCCAGTCAATAAGTGACCTTTGATTGGATTGAGACAAGTTGATTCTATGCGTAAGATCGCTGTTGGACAATTTCTGTTCACCATCCTTAAACTATGATGTTCATCAATTCGTGTAAGCGTTGCAACCAGGTATTCTCAAGTGTTATTTCCCGACATATTCTTCGTACTTCATCGAAATTACTACTCAACACATTAAGTGTTATTTTGGAAAACTTTTCGGGTGAATCTGCCAAATAAAGAATCCTATCCGGCATCTCTGTAGCAAGTCTCTTAAGCTCCACCGTAGCTGTAGCCACTACCGGCAAGCCGAAGACCAGGTATTCATTAAGCTTAGCTGGGTGCATAGCGCTCGCGTAAGGGTCAGGTCTGT
This window harbors:
- a CDS encoding glycosyltransferase family 2 protein, producing MEAKRIENLLQAASEDIARFSYKPTISIIMPVRNTDLNYLIRSISSVCNQVYPYWELCIANDGSDKREIKEILESFHAKDKRIKVVDLPQHIGIVGATNIAFSMATGQFIGFLDHDDELAPHALLQVVRWLNKQPELDVLYSDEDRIIGETRCEPFFKPDWSPDLLLSMNYIGHFLVIRRELIQELGGLRPETEGSQDYDLVLRVTERTNRIAHIPEILYHWRVTPGSITNRAASRTRALDVAQKALASAIERRGLQGEVVQIDEGRYRIKYRVQGTPRISIIIPTKDKLHLLRRCVGTIQERSSYKNYELIIINNESEDPATLDYLAFVQQTGICKVIPFAGQFNYAKINNFAVERVEGEYLVFLNNDTEVISPDWLEELLSYAQQKRIGAVGAKLLFPDNTIQHAGVIVGLGGVAGHAFYGLPASEPGYMGLATVTRNCAAVTGACMMLRRAVFEEVGGFDENLDIAYNDVDLCLRIIHQCGYYTVWTPHAVLYHYESASRGHYQPEHNIRYFCEKWRDFLDRGDPFYNPNLALDRIDFMIKV
- a CDS encoding methyltransferase domain-containing protein, with amino-acid sequence MPWVDLGTPEIHYEHLHRYYFASQFIEGKKVLDLAFGEGYGCAIMAEKAADVTGVELDEKAVKHASSRYPLPNVKFIKGSITEVPIRGEKIFDVITCFEAIEHIEEHEKLLAEVKRLLKEDGLFIISSPNKLTYSDETAYKNPYHVKELYFDEFRELLTKYFPYVFFLGQKVFPVSSIWPLGIGEGSLAEVCVRKVDTGFIRVGVQDKVPLYLIAIASEQQLPEGVRLSTLTDVSEELFGRLHRMIDEREHLLAEREQEFFIERETLRAQIAEKEQSILQLEKNLTNLKNLLSIKEKEFMQEKESQENQIAEKERTIAQLEENLSQLRRHLAERDIEIRLIYSSLGWRFIQQYRRIMDGIFPPLSSRRRFYELAQKALKIALTEGPFALGRKATRKVTRYFSAWHGRSQSVLANLKMGDAILVDIANVSPFTGIQPGRIAVHAHIFYPDLIEEIAKYLSNIPFTYDLFISVPDESAKFRCERILSSLRRINLLIVRIVENRGRDIAPMFCEFGSFLRCYDFIAHIHTKKSLYNSGATEGWREYLLEGLLGNEDKIKRIFFLLANSEKIGIVYPQNYYHVPYVANTWLANRSLGYAMCHRIGLVNIPDGYFHFPVGSMFWARVEALLPLFDAGITLYEFPEETGQTDGTLAHCLERMLGLSVCKAGYRLAVLLDHQFPSWSPWRFEQYLSRTIDDVQAKIATPEIRVIAFDIFDTLLVRPLLNPESIKKIVAHRIGGEVGKLYIHVRHKSEERAREHVGKDVGLDLIYKELADLTELPDPEVKRILELEKTIERAAVAPRPDIISIFNFAVSTGKCVVLISDMYLSKSTIESMLLAHGIAGWNDFYLSSEIGLRKDTGDLYRVLLNKEGVSPNEVLVIGDNERSDWQIPFDLGFQTLHVLRPVELARSLPRLGTLVEDTLRTNDLNGEIALGLIVKRNFTPLFYPKFDHTSLFLPNPEAIGYSVVGPVVLSFVQWLAEKATQSNIERLFFLSREGKLLKEVYDRWSQVITQPVPSEYLEVSRRAVTVPAIENLDDIYNIAKVTFFPNKLELFLFERYGLTLSQDDLSTLYNERLWSQNRFVEVIDGEINHLKPLLNALADRIISIANKERFAALMYFEQMRLGQEKSAVVDIGYSATVQGCLNRLLTKPINGYYLVTDVKSKNVCDRYGVFAEGYYGHQIDPFNNSLLLYRRSFELEKLLSSDSAQVINYKVDEMGSLQLNYKSLSTHELKSRSIRSAIQAGVMAYVEDAITVRRNLLPDFYVPSELAAKIYSAFVTNMSDEESKIINSLALDDHYCGRGVQ